A stretch of the Synechocystis sp. PCC 7338 genome encodes the following:
- a CDS encoding AAA-like domain-containing protein: MKPTGWNQFLLDITHDYNLRGKLKEVFLARFAYEHWRKSDLEVWEIAEAASHETYKKQMTQIYGVFANDKPEGCPELDASSRGPGKFQLLRDWFKEVKYPQWQNEQFAGGVNSLTPALTVGRGSPLGDNVIYVLRLPTEQQCLEELTRGGALLRIKAPEKMGKTSLLQFLLGEVEATGDRHIYLNLQTAESAMFSNLDKFLRWFCANLSRELGIKPNLDDYWDEELFGSLVSCKTYVQDYLLGQTDRALVLAIDNLDRLFEFPVIAQDFLPMLRYWHEESNNLAQWQKLRLIIANSTEAYVKLDANQSPFNVGRQWKLTGFTKEQILQLKIAYGFDENQIEEENLLNLGELVGGHPYLIRLALDAVQKTSVDLPIILANAVTQSGIYSNHLRRLWGLLTGTPDLAASMKQVVNSDSPVQLDPPIAYRLESMGLVTLSGDRCSASCPLYQRYFHEQL; the protein is encoded by the coding sequence ATGAAACCAACTGGTTGGAACCAATTTTTACTAGACATTACCCACGACTACAATCTACGGGGCAAGCTTAAGGAGGTATTTTTAGCCCGCTTTGCCTACGAACATTGGCGCAAGTCCGACCTGGAGGTGTGGGAAATTGCTGAGGCCGCTAGCCATGAAACTTACAAAAAACAAATGACCCAAATTTACGGGGTTTTTGCCAATGATAAGCCAGAGGGTTGCCCAGAATTAGATGCCAGCAGTCGTGGACCAGGGAAGTTCCAACTGTTGCGGGATTGGTTTAAGGAAGTCAAATATCCCCAATGGCAGAATGAACAGTTTGCTGGCGGCGTTAATAGCCTTACCCCAGCATTGACCGTTGGCCGGGGCAGTCCCCTAGGGGATAACGTCATCTATGTTCTACGGCTGCCCACGGAACAACAATGTCTTGAGGAACTGACCAGGGGGGGAGCCCTATTACGCATTAAAGCTCCGGAAAAAATGGGCAAAACATCTCTATTACAATTTTTGCTAGGAGAGGTGGAAGCAACGGGCGATCGCCATATTTATCTCAACCTCCAAACAGCGGAAAGTGCCATGTTTAGTAACCTAGATAAATTTTTACGATGGTTCTGTGCCAACCTCAGTCGGGAACTAGGCATTAAACCCAATTTAGATGACTATTGGGACGAAGAATTGTTTGGCAGTTTAGTTAGTTGTAAAACCTACGTACAAGATTATTTACTTGGTCAAACTGACCGGGCGTTAGTGCTGGCCATTGATAACCTAGACCGCCTATTTGAGTTTCCTGTCATTGCCCAAGATTTCCTGCCCATGTTGCGCTATTGGCATGAAGAAAGTAATAACCTGGCCCAATGGCAAAAACTCCGTTTAATCATTGCCAATTCCACCGAAGCCTATGTCAAATTAGACGCCAACCAATCCCCCTTCAATGTGGGGCGTCAGTGGAAATTGACTGGCTTCACCAAGGAGCAAATTCTCCAACTGAAAATCGCCTATGGTTTTGATGAAAATCAAATTGAAGAAGAAAATTTATTGAATTTAGGCGAACTCGTCGGAGGGCATCCCTATCTGATTCGTTTGGCGTTAGATGCGGTACAAAAAACCAGTGTAGATCTACCAATTATTTTGGCCAATGCGGTTACCCAGAGTGGCATTTATAGCAATCATCTCCGCCGTCTTTGGGGCTTACTGACGGGGACGCCGGATTTGGCCGCCAGTATGAAGCAAGTGGTTAACAGTGACAGTCCGGTGCAGTTAGATCCCCCCATTGCCTACCGCTTAGAAAGCATGGGGCTAGTTACCCTCAGTGGCGATCGGTGCAGTGCTAGCTGTCCTTTGTACCAGCGTTATTTCCATGAACAGTTGTAA
- a CDS encoding TIGR00297 family protein: MDNSLISEVWRQSLVFPWLTGIVLNSLLLALAAIAPKKLLTGAGYGHAWVLGVIIWAALGWQGYLVVLAYFLMGSAVTRIGQAEKEAAGIAEKRSGQRGPENVWGSAFTAALCALAIAFGPQEWQPWLALGYVASFSTKLSDTTASEVGKAYGKSTFLITTLQPVPRGTEGAVSVEGTVAGFAAGLALAFLGYGLGLITLGGIIFSTLAAFVATNLESVIGATLQNKWPWLTNEVVNGINTFLGAAIAIGIEATAQLI; the protein is encoded by the coding sequence ATGGACAATTCCCTGATTAGCGAAGTCTGGCGGCAGAGTCTGGTCTTCCCCTGGCTTACCGGTATTGTGCTCAATAGTTTGCTGTTGGCCCTAGCGGCGATTGCCCCGAAAAAGCTTTTAACCGGCGCTGGTTACGGCCACGCCTGGGTGTTGGGGGTGATCATTTGGGCCGCCCTGGGCTGGCAGGGGTACCTGGTGGTTTTAGCCTATTTTTTGATGGGTTCCGCTGTGACCCGCATTGGCCAAGCCGAAAAGGAGGCCGCTGGCATTGCCGAAAAAAGATCCGGCCAACGGGGCCCGGAAAATGTTTGGGGGTCTGCCTTTACCGCCGCCCTCTGTGCCCTGGCGATCGCCTTTGGCCCGCAGGAGTGGCAACCCTGGTTAGCATTGGGTTACGTCGCTAGTTTTAGCACCAAGTTATCGGACACCACCGCCAGTGAAGTGGGCAAAGCCTACGGTAAAAGCACTTTTTTAATTACGACCCTGCAACCGGTACCAAGGGGAACGGAGGGAGCAGTGAGTGTGGAAGGCACTGTGGCGGGCTTTGCGGCTGGGTTAGCTCTGGCATTTTTAGGTTACGGCTTGGGATTGATCACCTTGGGGGGGATTATATTCTCCACCTTGGCCGCCTTTGTGGCCACCAACCTAGAGAGTGTCATCGGTGCAACATTGCAAAACAAATGGCCCTGGCTCACCAATGAGGTCGTCAATGGCATTAACACTTTCCTCGGGGCGGCGATCGCCATTGGCATTGAAGCTACGGCCCAGTTGATTTAG
- the mscL gene encoding large conductance mechanosensitive channel protein MscL, which produces MAKSGRQGAGGFWRDFKDFILRGNVVDLAVAVVIGGAFTNIVNAFVAWLMAILLQPVLDQAGVSQLQDLPLGLGELVIAVVNFIIIAFVIFLIIKAIEKMQRKKAVEEEIVAEVQPDPVLEAQANLTDSINRLITTLESQQSSPQ; this is translated from the coding sequence ATGGCTAAAAGTGGACGACAAGGGGCCGGCGGATTCTGGCGGGACTTTAAGGATTTTATCCTGCGGGGTAACGTGGTAGATCTGGCCGTAGCCGTAGTAATTGGTGGTGCTTTTACCAACATTGTTAATGCATTTGTAGCTTGGTTAATGGCAATTTTGCTCCAGCCAGTACTGGATCAAGCTGGTGTCAGTCAATTGCAGGATTTACCCTTAGGTTTAGGGGAGTTGGTGATTGCGGTGGTGAACTTTATTATTATTGCTTTTGTGATTTTCCTCATCATTAAAGCTATCGAAAAAATGCAACGTAAAAAAGCAGTGGAAGAAGAAATTGTGGCGGAAGTGCAGCCGGATCCGGTGCTAGAAGCCCAAGCTAATTTAACCGATTCCATTAATCGTTTAATTACTACCTTAGAAAGTCAGCAATCTTCCCCTCAATGA
- the ruvA gene encoding Holliday junction branch migration protein RuvA, producing the protein MIQFLQGQVVTVTKNIQNRWFLILSVNGVGYELQVPHSLAQQWTPPPPEPQQVFTHLLVRQDQMTLFGFGRLAERDLFGQLMGVTGIGAQLAIALIETLGFEGLVQAVVTGNIKQLCQTPGVGKKGAERLALELKSKLSQWHKLQMRAGEIDSALPQTALLEDLEMTLLALGYSQTEIQQAIAMVSQVPEVAQSDDPEIWIRQAIGWLSDH; encoded by the coding sequence ATGATTCAATTTCTCCAGGGCCAGGTTGTTACAGTCACAAAAAATATTCAGAATCGTTGGTTTTTAATTTTGTCCGTTAATGGGGTGGGTTATGAGTTGCAGGTGCCCCATTCCTTAGCCCAACAATGGACTCCGCCCCCCCCGGAACCCCAACAGGTTTTTACCCACCTCTTGGTACGTCAAGATCAGATGACTCTATTTGGTTTTGGCCGCCTAGCGGAAAGGGATTTATTTGGTCAATTAATGGGGGTAACCGGCATCGGGGCCCAGTTGGCGATCGCCTTAATTGAAACGTTGGGCTTTGAAGGCTTAGTGCAGGCAGTGGTGACGGGTAATATCAAACAATTATGTCAAACGCCGGGGGTGGGGAAAAAGGGGGCTGAACGGTTGGCCCTGGAACTGAAAAGTAAGTTATCCCAATGGCATAAGCTACAAATGAGGGCTGGGGAAATTGACTCTGCCCTGCCCCAGACTGCCCTCCTGGAAGACCTGGAAATGACCCTATTGGCCCTGGGTTACAGTCAGACGGAAATCCAGCAGGCGATTGCCATGGTCAGTCAAGTTCCGGAGGTAGCCCAGAGCGACGATCCTGAAATTTGGATCCGCCAGGCGATTGGTTGGTTAAGTGATCATTGA